AAACTGCCCGCAAAATTGAGCAGATTATTCGGGGAGTCAAAGTTAAAGTCAAAGAAGTTTTGAATTTAATCAGGCGCTGGCTTTTGATTATCCCAGGTGTTAATAAGTTTTTTATAGAACAAGAGACCAAGATTAAGGCGGATAAGATTATGGCGTTGCGGGAGAAGTGAATAACATTAAATAAACCCCAATGGACGCCTCAATGACAATTCTATTAATTTCTGCAATCGGGATTATTATTCTCGGTGTTTTGGCGTACATAGCCAGATTTTTCTTGCGTAGAGCTAATAAATATCAATCCGTTCATAATTTTGTTACCTTGCTCATAACCGTACCCAAAGAAGAAATCAGCCAAGAAGAAGAGAGCCGTCAGGGATATATTCAATCATTGATTGCTCCGGCAGAAAATCTTTTTGCTAATCTTGGCGGCATGAAGGCGCAAAAGGGTTTGCGAGCTTTCTTTTTGGGTCGGATTGATCATTTTTCTTGCGAGATAGTTGCTGACAAAGAGGGGTTAATTTCTTTTTATATGGCAGTGCCGCGGAAGATGCAGGAGTTTGTAGAGCAGCAAGTCCAAGCCCAATATCATGATGCCCAGATTGAGGAGCGGCCGGATTATAATATCTTTAATCCTAAAGGTGTAGTGGTTGCGGCTAATTTAGTTCAGAAAAAAGATTATATTTTTCCTTTAAAAACCTACACTAGCGCGGAAACCGACAGTTTAAACGCTATAACCAATACTTTGAGCAAATTTGACCCCAAAGAGGGTGCGGTGATTCAGATCATTGCCAGGAGCTCTCATCCGCGCTGGCATGCCCGCAGTTCTCGAGTGGCCAGGGAAATGCAAAAAGGAAAAACTATTCAGCAAGCCATGCGAACAATTAGCGGCGGCAGCAAGGTCGGTAAAGTTTTTAGTTTTTTTGGGGGTTTTGTCAGCGCGAGTACAGGCAAGACAAAAGAGGAAAAGGAGAAAGAAATGCTGGGACAGAATCCAAGGCAGCTTTCGCCCATGGAAGCGGAAATGGTTAAAGGGATTGAAGAAAAAACCAGCAAGGCCGGCCTGGATGTTAATATTCGTTTGGTGGTTTCGGCCGAAACTGAGGACAAAGCCCAATCTTACCTTCGCAATATGATTGATTCGTTTTCGCAGTATGCCGGGTATGAATATGGCAATGGTTTTAAAGCCATTGATGAGGGAACACATGCCAATGTTATTGGGGATTTTATTTACCGCCATTTCAATCCGCGAAGAAGCTTTGTTTTGAATACAGCCGAGCTCGCCAGTATTTTTCACTTACCTCTGCCAACAACCGAAACCCCAAATATCCGCTGGCTGTTAGCTAAAAAATTACCGCCCCCAGTCAATATTCCTAAAGAAGGGCTTTTATTGGGCGAAAATATATATCGTGGTAAAAAAGTTGATATCCATATTGCGCGCAAAGATCGTCAGCGTCATATGTATATTATCGGTATGACTGGTGTTGGTAAATCAGTTTTGCTTTCCAATATGGCGATTCAGGATATCCAAAATGGCGAAGGAGTCTGCGTTGTTGATCCCCACGGAACATTGGTAGAAGATATTTTAAAGCATATTCCCAAGGAAAGAGCTGAAGATGTAGTGATTTTTAATCCGTCGGATATTGAGCGTCCTGTGGGATTGAATATGTTAGAGGCCAAAACTCCCGGGGAAGGGGATTTTGCTATCCAGGAGATGATTGCTATTTTTTACAAGCTTTTCCCTCCAGAAATGATTGGTCCAATGTTCGAGCATAATATGCGCAATGTAATGCTGACTTTAATGAGTGACCCAGAAAGTCCCGGCACAATTGCCGAGATTCCGCGGATGTTTTCCGATACTGATTTTCAAAAAACTTGGGTGGCTAAGGTCAAAGACCCGGTAGTTAGGGCGTTTTGGGAAAAAGAGATGGCCAAGACCAGCGACTTTCACAAAAGCGAGATGCTGGGTTATCTAATTTCCAAAGTAGGCCGTTTTGTGGAAAATGCCATGATGCGAAATATTATCGGCCAGACCCATTCGGGATTTGATTTTCGTGAAATGATGGACCAGGGCAAAATTTTGTTAGTCAACCTCTGCAAGGGCACTACCGGCGAGGTCAACTCTAACTTATTGGGCTTGATTGTCGTCTCAAAATTGCAAATGGCTGCTTTGGCTCGGGCTGATTTGCCGGAAGAGGAGCGCAAGGATTTCTATTTATATATTGATGAATTTCAAAATTTTGTTACCGATTCTATTGCCACGAT
This is a stretch of genomic DNA from Patescibacteria group bacterium. It encodes these proteins:
- a CDS encoding type IV secretion system DNA-binding domain-containing protein; its protein translation is MTILLISAIGIIILGVLAYIARFFLRRANKYQSVHNFVTLLITVPKEEISQEEESRQGYIQSLIAPAENLFANLGGMKAQKGLRAFFLGRIDHFSCEIVADKEGLISFYMAVPRKMQEFVEQQVQAQYHDAQIEERPDYNIFNPKGVVVAANLVQKKDYIFPLKTYTSAETDSLNAITNTLSKFDPKEGAVIQIIARSSHPRWHARSSRVAREMQKGKTIQQAMRTISGGSKVGKVFSFFGGFVSASTGKTKEEKEKEMLGQNPRQLSPMEAEMVKGIEEKTSKAGLDVNIRLVVSAETEDKAQSYLRNMIDSFSQYAGYEYGNGFKAIDEGTHANVIGDFIYRHFNPRRSFVLNTAELASIFHLPLPTTETPNIRWLLAKKLPPPVNIPKEGLLLGENIYRGKKVDIHIARKDRQRHMYIIGMTGVGKSVLLSNMAIQDIQNGEGVCVVDPHGTLVEDILKHIPKERAEDVVIFNPSDIERPVGLNMLEAKTPGEGDFAIQEMIAIFYKLFPPEMIGPMFEHNMRNVMLTLMSDPESPGTIAEIPRMFSDTDFQKTWVAKVKDPVVRAFWEKEMAKTSDFHKSEMLGYLISKVGRFVENAMMRNIIGQTHSGFDFREMMDQGKILLVNLCKGTTGEVNSNLLGLIVVSKLQMAALARADLPEEERKDFYLYIDEFQNFVTDSIATILAEARKYKLNLIMAHQYIGQLIKNQDTKTRDAIFGNVGTVASFRVGVDDAETIAKQLGPPVTEYDVMNMERYNAYTRLLVDNQASKPFNMATLAPVPGDPKLAEHIKELSRLRCGRERKIVEEEILERTKLGSSETQGKTEAAEKSL